The DNA region CGGGGTTTTCCACACGTGCGCGAACGCACGGGACCGGATCAGAGGAGGTGCTCGCGGTTCTCGACGGCGAACTTCGTCAGCGCGTGGCTTCCGGAAAGCCCGAGCTTCCCCGCGATCGCGGTGCGGTGGTTCTCGACCGTCCGGTAGTGGATCCCGAGCTCCTGCGCGATCTCCTTGCTCGTCTTGAACTGCGCGATCAGGACGAGGATGCGCCGCTCGGCCCGGGTCAGGCGGGACCGCCAGTCCGGCGCGGGACCTCGAGAAACCTCGGGTTCCGGGCGCTTCAGGAGCAGGTTCGCGGAGAGGGTGGAGCTGATGAAGGGGCGACCGTCGAGCACGGCGCGGATCGCGTCCACGACGTCGAGCATCGCGCCCTCCTTCACGACGTACGCGCGCACGCCCAGGTCGAAGGCGGTCCGCAGGAACTCCTCGCGGCCGTGCATCGTCATCATCACGATCTCGGGGCCGGCGCCCGCCTGCTTCAGCGCCCGGACGACCTCGAAGCCGTCCTTCTTCGGCATGTCGACGTCGAGGATCACGACGTCCGGGCGCTCCGCCTCGACGAGCGCGAGGGCGGCCTCGCCGTCCCCGCACTCCCCGACGACGGCGAGCCCCTCCTCCTCTGCGAGGACCTCGCGCAGCCCCTTGCGGACGATCGGATGGTCGTCCGCGATCACGATCCGCACCGTTCGGCTCAACTTGCGGCCCCCGCCCTCGGCAGGCGAACGGAGACGCGGGTCCCGCGTCCCGCCGCCGAGCGGATCGTACGGCGACCGCCGAGGATCCGCACCCGTTCGGCGATTCCGGAGAGCCCCATCCCGCGCCTTTCCGGCGGGAGGGCCTCGGGGTCGAATCCGCGGCCGTCGTCCTCGACGACGATCTCGACCTCGGCGGGGCGCACGCGGACCGCGACCCGCGCCGTCTTCGCCCCGGCGTGGCGGACGAGGTTTCCCACGGCCTCTTGGACGATCCGGTAGACGTTCATTTCGTCCTCCGGGGCGAACACCCCGTCGAGCGGATCGATCGCCGCGTCGAACTCGATCTCGGTCGCCGCGGCGGCCTGCTCGACGAGCGCCTCGATCGCCCGCGCGAGGCCGAGCCGGTCGATCTGGTAGGGGCGGAGGTTGTGGGTGACCTTCCGGATCTCGTCGATCGCGCCGCTCGCGACCTCGGCGATCTCCTCCACCTGGCGCTGCGCGCGCCCCGAGATCGGCCCGTCCCGCAGGCCCAGAAGCGCGCGGTTGCGGATGATCGCGA from Candidatus Polarisedimenticolaceae bacterium includes:
- a CDS encoding response regulator transcription factor, whose product is MSRTVRIVIADDHPIVRKGLREVLAEEEGLAVVGECGDGEAALALVEAERPDVVILDVDMPKKDGFEVVRALKQAGAGPEIVMMTMHGREEFLRTAFDLGVRAYVVKEGAMLDVVDAIRAVLDGRPFISSTLSANLLLKRPEPEVSRGPAPDWRSRLTRAERRILVLIAQFKTSKEIAQELGIHYRTVENHRTAIAGKLGLSGSHALTKFAVENREHLL